In Streptomyces chartreusis NRRL 3882, the following are encoded in one genomic region:
- a CDS encoding carbohydrate ABC transporter permease, with translation MTRTRAPLYGALVLLLLGFLAPLLWALSGSFKPRGDIFGYPPEFVPDPFTLDNYRTLLTDQPFGRWFLMSTVVAVVATTVSVFVCALAGYGFAKFRFAGKRLLFDVMFSSLSIPFAVILVPLFVVLVKTGLGSPWFALIVPWVAPAFGIFMMQQYIVQSIPDSVLEAARIDGASEFGIFRTIVLPLLRPALGALAVWQFLQSYNSFLWPLVLVSDSSQYTLPLGLQTLFVSEQRQYDLVLAGAVLAVLPAVALFVLLRKQLLEGLSTGAVKG, from the coding sequence ATGACCCGCACCCGCGCACCTCTCTACGGCGCACTCGTCCTGCTGCTCCTGGGCTTCCTCGCCCCGCTGCTGTGGGCGCTGAGCGGCTCGTTCAAACCGCGCGGCGACATCTTCGGCTACCCGCCGGAGTTCGTCCCCGACCCGTTCACCCTCGACAACTACCGGACCCTGCTCACCGACCAGCCCTTCGGCCGCTGGTTCCTGATGAGCACGGTCGTCGCCGTCGTCGCCACCACCGTGTCCGTCTTCGTGTGCGCGCTGGCCGGCTACGGCTTCGCCAAGTTCCGCTTCGCCGGCAAGCGGCTGCTGTTCGACGTCATGTTCAGCTCGTTGTCGATCCCGTTCGCGGTGATCCTCGTGCCGCTCTTCGTGGTCCTGGTCAAGACCGGGCTCGGCAGTCCGTGGTTCGCGCTGATCGTGCCGTGGGTCGCGCCCGCGTTCGGGATCTTCATGATGCAGCAGTACATCGTGCAGTCCATCCCGGACTCGGTGCTGGAGGCCGCCCGGATCGACGGGGCGAGCGAGTTCGGCATCTTCCGGACCATCGTGCTGCCGCTGCTGCGGCCCGCGCTGGGCGCCCTGGCCGTCTGGCAGTTCCTCCAGAGCTACAACAGCTTCCTGTGGCCGCTGGTGCTGGTCTCCGACAGCTCCCAGTACACCCTGCCGCTCGGCCTGCAGACCCTGTTCGTGTCGGAGCAACGGCAGTACGACCTCGTGCTCGCCGGAGCCGTCCTCGCCGTCCTGCCCGCCGTCGCCCTCTTCGTGCTGCTGCGCAAACAGCTGCTCGAAGGCCTGTCCACGGGCGCGGTCAAGGGCTGA
- a CDS encoding carbohydrate ABC transporter permease, with product MTTTVAGPPGTTRDHTGPDREARRPHRTWAPYLFISPFYLLYVLFLLIPVGASLWLSLTEWVGLGTPRWVGLRNYRLLATDISFHRALGNTAVFVLVAVCVVVPLALLIAQALNTRGLRVRDLWRTAYFVPIVVSPILVALVFGLIFDRQFGLANAVLRALFGTGGVDWLGDPSLAKASIALVMLWRWTGYLTVFFLAGLQNVPRELYEAAALDGAGRLRIFTTVTLPALKPVTAFVVVTSFIGAAQIFEEPYLLTGGGPAESTLSVTMFIYRAAFQRQQFGYAAAAAVVLFVLVFGLSRLFNRLLGIGRAAS from the coding sequence ATGACCACCACCGTCGCCGGCCCACCCGGGACGACCCGCGACCACACCGGCCCGGACCGGGAAGCACGGCGCCCCCACCGGACCTGGGCGCCCTACCTCTTCATCTCGCCCTTCTACCTCCTCTACGTCCTGTTCCTGCTGATCCCGGTCGGCGCCTCGCTGTGGCTGAGCCTCACCGAGTGGGTGGGGCTCGGCACCCCGCGCTGGGTGGGGCTGCGGAACTACCGGCTGCTCGCCACCGACATCAGCTTCCACCGGGCCCTCGGCAACACCGCCGTGTTCGTGCTGGTCGCGGTGTGTGTCGTCGTTCCCCTGGCGCTGCTGATCGCCCAGGCCCTCAACACCCGGGGCCTGCGCGTACGGGACCTGTGGCGCACCGCCTACTTCGTGCCGATCGTGGTCTCGCCCATCCTCGTCGCCCTCGTCTTCGGCCTGATCTTCGACCGGCAGTTCGGGCTCGCGAACGCGGTGCTGCGCGCCCTGTTCGGCACCGGCGGCGTCGACTGGCTCGGCGATCCGAGCCTGGCGAAAGCGAGCATCGCCCTGGTGATGCTGTGGCGCTGGACCGGCTACCTCACCGTCTTCTTCCTCGCCGGGCTCCAGAACGTGCCCCGGGAGCTGTACGAGGCCGCCGCCCTCGACGGCGCCGGGCGGCTGCGCATCTTCACCACCGTCACCCTGCCGGCGCTGAAGCCGGTGACGGCGTTCGTCGTCGTCACGTCCTTCATCGGCGCGGCCCAGATCTTCGAGGAGCCGTACCTGCTGACCGGCGGCGGGCCGGCCGAGTCCACCCTCTCCGTGACCATGTTCATCTACCGGGCGGCCTTCCAGCGCCAGCAGTTCGGCTACGCCGCCGCCGCGGCCGTCGTCCTCTTCGTCCTCGTCTTCGGCCTCAGCCGGCTCTTCAACCGTCTCCTCGGCATCGGGAGGGCCGCCTCATGA
- a CDS encoding beta-galactosidase: MFELPRRVLFGAAYYHEYQPCDRLKDDLDLMAEARFSVIRVGESVWSTWEPENGRFDLDWLQPILDGAHERGISVILGTPTYAVPPWLARQYPEIAGESRTGERIGWGARQEVDFTHPAFRFHAERIIRRITERYADHPAVIGYQVDNEPGLHLFHNHGVFQRFTDELREQYGDVETLNREWGLVYWSHRLSTWADLWTPDGNAQPQYDLAWRRFQARLTTEFIAWQADIVREYALPGQFVTTCISYDRQGVEDDRLTDRLDVTAGNPYYTMQDALALPDPGGAGQNWTTNGTWALYRSADRMYSSRQEPFLVTETNAQAISGPWDNRPAYDGQWRQAAWALISRGASMIEYWHWHTLHFGTETYWGGILPHNGRPGRVYRELAALGGELEKAGDLVASLTPDADVAFLYDGPSKWALQGQPPLAGPDGGPDGRSYERIFDAFYRGAFDAGLQARVLHPGQLPDADLPPLLVVPAYYAADDTVLDRLRAYAEAGGHLVLGPRTGYGDTEARARTDLQPGRLAEAAGVTYDEFSNLGDPLPVTGTESLPLPADAHALHWADGLQPQGAETLAAYVHPHFGRWPAVTTHRHGAGRVTYVGTVPDPVFARALFDRYAPEGAWRPAHPSVTATSATARDGRRVRFLHNWSWEEVSVPVPTALREVLSETVYGDAVPLGPWDVKVLVEEAVLTDS, encoded by the coding sequence ATGTTCGAGCTGCCTCGGCGCGTCCTGTTCGGCGCCGCCTACTACCACGAGTACCAGCCCTGCGATCGCCTCAAGGACGACCTCGACCTGATGGCCGAGGCCCGCTTCTCGGTGATCCGCGTCGGCGAGTCCGTCTGGTCCACCTGGGAGCCCGAGAACGGCCGCTTCGACCTCGACTGGCTCCAGCCGATCCTGGACGGCGCCCACGAGCGGGGCATCTCCGTCATCCTCGGGACGCCCACGTACGCGGTACCGCCCTGGCTGGCCCGGCAGTACCCGGAGATCGCCGGGGAGAGCCGCACCGGTGAGCGCATCGGCTGGGGCGCCCGGCAGGAGGTCGACTTCACCCACCCGGCGTTCCGCTTCCACGCCGAGCGGATCATCCGCAGGATCACCGAACGGTACGCCGACCACCCGGCGGTCATCGGCTACCAGGTCGACAACGAACCCGGCCTGCACCTCTTCCACAACCACGGCGTCTTCCAGCGCTTCACCGACGAACTGCGTGAGCAGTACGGCGACGTGGAGACCCTGAACCGCGAGTGGGGCCTGGTCTACTGGTCGCACCGGCTGTCCACCTGGGCGGACCTGTGGACCCCGGACGGCAACGCCCAGCCGCAGTACGACCTGGCGTGGCGGCGCTTCCAGGCCCGGCTCACCACCGAGTTCATCGCCTGGCAGGCCGACATCGTCCGCGAGTACGCCCTCCCCGGCCAGTTCGTCACGACCTGCATCTCCTACGACCGCCAGGGCGTCGAGGACGACCGGCTCACCGACCGCCTCGACGTCACCGCGGGCAACCCGTACTACACGATGCAGGACGCCCTCGCGCTGCCCGACCCGGGCGGCGCCGGGCAGAACTGGACGACCAACGGCACCTGGGCGCTGTACCGCAGCGCCGACCGCATGTACTCCTCACGCCAGGAGCCGTTCCTGGTCACCGAGACCAACGCGCAGGCCATCAGCGGGCCGTGGGACAACCGCCCGGCCTACGACGGCCAGTGGCGGCAGGCCGCCTGGGCGCTGATCTCCCGCGGCGCCTCGATGATCGAGTACTGGCACTGGCACACCCTGCACTTCGGCACCGAGACCTACTGGGGCGGCATCCTCCCGCACAACGGGCGGCCCGGCCGCGTCTACCGCGAACTGGCGGCGCTGGGCGGGGAGCTGGAGAAGGCCGGCGACCTCGTCGCGTCCCTCACCCCGGACGCGGACGTGGCCTTCCTCTACGACGGGCCCAGCAAGTGGGCGCTCCAGGGCCAGCCGCCGCTGGCCGGTCCCGACGGGGGCCCGGACGGGCGGTCGTACGAGAGGATCTTCGACGCCTTCTACCGCGGTGCCTTCGACGCGGGCCTCCAGGCGCGCGTCCTGCACCCCGGGCAGCTCCCGGACGCCGATCTGCCGCCGCTCCTGGTCGTCCCCGCCTACTACGCCGCCGACGACACCGTCCTGGACCGGCTCCGTGCCTACGCCGAGGCCGGCGGCCATCTCGTGCTCGGGCCCCGCACCGGTTACGGCGACACCGAGGCCAGGGCCCGCACCGACCTCCAGCCCGGCCGGCTGGCCGAGGCGGCCGGGGTGACGTACGACGAGTTCAGCAACCTCGGCGATCCGCTGCCCGTCACCGGCACGGAATCCCTCCCCCTCCCGGCCGACGCGCACGCCCTGCACTGGGCGGACGGGCTGCAGCCGCAGGGCGCCGAGACGCTGGCGGCGTACGTGCATCCGCACTTCGGACGCTGGCCCGCGGTCACCACGCACCGCCACGGCGCCGGGCGCGTCACCTACGTCGGCACCGTCCCCGACCCGGTCTTCGCCCGGGCCCTGTTCGACCGGTACGCCCCGGAGGGCGCCTGGCGCCCCGCACACCCGAGCGTCACGGCCACCTCGGCGACCGCCCGGGACGGCCGCCGGGTGCGCTTCCTGCACAACTGGTCGTGGGAGGAGGTGTCCGTGCCGGTGCCCACCGCCCTGCGGGAGGTGCTGTCGGAGACGGTGTACGGCGACGCGGTACCGCTCGGACCCTGGGACGTGAAGGTGCTGGTGGAGGAGGCGGTGCTGACGGACAGCTGA